A single window of Pyrus communis chromosome 10, drPyrComm1.1, whole genome shotgun sequence DNA harbors:
- the LOC137746783 gene encoding leucine-rich repeat extensin-like protein 4: MKKKTTTLFHLSLLLAALFLAASALFYGAAAQEDQHQHRRSSHIVSHGALSDEEALYIKNRQLLYYRDEFGDRGELVTVDPSLVFENDRLRNAYIALQALKQAILSDPLNITGNWVGSNVCKYTGVFCTKALDNRTIRTVAGIDLNHGDIAGYLPEELGLLTDLALFHINSNRFCGTVPHKFNRLKLLFELDLSNNRFAGKFPRVVLQLPKLKFLDLRFNEFEGTVPKELFDKDLDAIFINHNRFRFDLPDNFGNSPVSVIVLANNKFHGCVPASLGNMSNLNEIILMNNGFRSCLPPEIGMLKNLTVFDVSFNQFLGSLPESIGGMVSLEQLNVAHNLLSGKIPASICSLPNLQNFTYSYNFFTSEPPVCLGLAGFDDKRNCLPNRPAQRTAAQCKSFLSKPVDCSSFRCKPFVPSLPPPPPPSPPLPSPPPPVVLPQSPPPPVYSPPPPPPPVLSPPPPPPPPVLSPPPPPPPVYSPPPPPPPVYSPPPPPVYSPPPPPPPPPPPPPPSPSPPPPPVYSPPPPVYSPPPPSPPPPTPSPPYCVRPPPPPPPSSPPPPVPFSSPPPPSPYMYYSPPPPHSPPPPHSPPPPPHSPPPPIYVYPSPPPPGHSPPPPVLSPPPPAPLCIEPPPPPSPPPPCIEYSPPPPPPPIVYLPPPSPSPPPPPTIYSSPPPPVYQSPPPPSSSPPPPVVQYQSPPPPTPVHYNSPPPPSPSPPIPCETPPPHPSPPPPVHHLSPPVHYSSPPPPIVYESPPPPTPVYEGPLPPIFGVSYASPPPPPFY, encoded by the coding sequence atgaagaagaagaccaCCACCCTCTTCCACCTCTCACTTCTCCTCGCTGCCCTTTTCCTTGCCGCGTCAGCACTCTTCTATGGTGCTGCTGCTCAGGAGGACCAACACCAGCACCGCCGCAGCAGCCACATTGTCAGCCATGGAGCTCTCTCCGACGAGGAAGCCCTCTACATCAAGAACCGCCAGCTCCTTTACTACCGCGACGAGTTCGGCGACCGCGGCGAGCTCGTGACCGTCGACCCCTCGCTCGTCTTCGAGAATGACCGGCTCCGGAACGCTTACATAGCGCTGCAGGCGTTGAAGCAGGCCATTCTCTCCGACCCGCTCAACATCACGGGCAATTGGGTGGGATCTAATGTCTGCAAGTACACCGGGGTTTTCTGCACCAAGGCGCTCGACAACAGAACGATCCGGACCGTGGCCGGGATCGACCTCAACCACGGCGACATTGCCGGGTACTTGCCGGAGGAGCTCGGGCTGCTTACGGATCTCGCATTGTTCCACATCAACTCCAACAGGTTCTGTGGAACTGTTCCTCACAAGTTCAACCGCCTCAAGCTGCTGTTCGAGCTCGATTTGAGCAACAATCGGTTCGCCGGAAAGTTCCCTCGAGTGGTTCTCCAGCTGCCGAAGCTGAAATTCTTGGATCTGAGGTTCAACGAGTTCGAAGGGACGGTGCCGAAGGAGCTGTTCGACAAGGACTTGGACGCCATTTTCATCAACCACAACCGGTTCCGGTTCGATCTGCCCGATAACTTCGGGAATTCGCCGGTCTCCGTCATCGTCCTCGCCAACAACAAGTTCCACGGCTGCGTTCCGGCTAGTTTGGGGAACATGTCCAACCTCAACGAGATTATCCTGATGAACAATGGGTTCCGGTCGTGCTTGCCGCCGGAGATTGGGATGCTGAAGAACTTGACGGTGTTTGACGTCAGCTTCAACCAGTTTCTGGGGTCGCTGCCGGAGTCAATTGGAGGGATGGTGAGCTTGGAGCAGCTCAATGTGGCGCACAACTTGCTGTCGGGGAAGATTCCGGCGAGTATTTGTTCACTGCCGAATCTGCAGAACTTCACTTACTCGTATAACTTCTTTACAAGTGAGCCGCCGGTGTGTCTCGGACTGGCGGGCTTTGACGACAAGAGGAATTGCTTGCCGAATAGGCCAGCGCAGCGAACGGCGGCACAGTGTAAGTCGTTCTTGTCCAAGCCTGTGGATTGTAGTTCTTTTAGATGTAAGCCTTTTGTTCCGTCTttgcctcctcctcctccgccctCACCTCCGCTTCCTTCGCCTCCTCCCCCGGTTGTTTTACCCCAATCTCCGCCACCACCGGTTTActctccacctccaccaccacctccagtGTTGTCACCACCCCCGCCCCCACCACCTCCAGTGTTGTCACCGCCCCCGCCCCCACCACCAGTTTACTCGCCAcccccaccaccgccaccagtTTACTCACCGCCCCCACCACCAGTTTACTCACCACCTCCGCCGCCACCGCCACCTCCGCCTCCACccccaccatcaccatcacctcctcctccaccagTCTATTCACCACCCCCGCCGGTTTACTCGCCACCCCCACCATCACCACCGCCTCCAACACCATCGCCACCCTATTGCGTGCGGCCCCCACCACCTCCGCCACCAAGTTCACCCCCACCACCGGTTCCATTTAgctctccacctccaccttctcCCTACATGTACTATTCACCCCCACCTCCACACTCGCCTCCACCTCCACATTCACCACCACCCCCACCGCATTCACCGCCACCACCAATATATGTCTATCCATCACCGCCACCTCCTGGACATTCCCCACCTCCCCCAGTCctctcaccaccaccaccagcacCACTTTGTATAGAACCACCCCCTCCACCttccccaccaccaccatgtATTGAATACTCACCTCCCCCGCCACCTCCTCCCATTGTTTACTTGCCGCCACCTTCACCCTCACCCCCACCACCACCTACTATCTATTCTTCTCCACCTCCACCAGTGTACCAGTCCCCTCCCCCACCATCCTCTTCACCGCCTCCTCCTGTAGTCCAATACCAATCACCACCACCGCCAACACCTGTTCACTACAattccccaccaccaccatccccATCACCCCCAATTCCATGTGAAACCCCGCCACCTCATCCATCACCACCCCCACCAGTTCACCATCTTTCGCCACCGGTTCACTACAGTTCTCCACCACCGCCAATTGTTTATGAAAGCCCGCCGCCTCCCACCCCTGTATATGAGGGCCCATTGCCACCCATCTTTGGAGTTTCATACGCGTCTCCTCCGCCGCCACCCTTCTATTGA